The Planococcus halocryophilus nucleotide sequence TATCGATTAAATACACTTTGATTTGGTCCATATTGTCGGTCACATTAAACCTTACTTCCGTACTGTTCTGGTCAGCTTCTACTGTTTCTGGAACATCCACTAGTTCGATTTCTACAGGTTTTGTATCGATTAACACTTGGCTGCGCACTTCTAGTTCGTTGCCCGCTTCGTCAATTGCTTTCGCAAAAATATCGTTACGGCCGTCATCGAGTGTTAAAACGTGTTGGAAAAACAGACCGTCAAAACGCTTCGCTTTTTCGCCGTTTACTGTAACCGACACGATGCGCGAGCTGTCTTCTACACTGCCAAACACCTCGACACGTTTTGTACCTAGCACTTCAAAAAGTCCAGGTGCTAGAATAGAAACTGCCGGTTTTTCTGTATCGGCAACAGCTCCTGTTAAGAACACCGTGGTTTTATTGCCAGCTGTGTCATGGAAAACCGCTGTTAGTCGATCGCCTTTATTGATCGTAACTGGCAGTTTGTAGCTGGTGGTTTTCGGCGCTAGCGATTCGTCTTCAAAGGTATCGAGATCTTCAGTAAGTTCGACGCCGTTGTGGAACACTTCCCAGCGGTCCGCTCCGCCGCCACCTGTGTTATCGGTAAAACTAGTGACGTTCACGGTATTGGTTGATCCGTTGAGCGTCGCAGTTGCAGTTGGTGCGACTGTGTCAACAAGAATTGGCATTGTTAAGGTTTGCCATTCAGCATCTGGATAATCAATGACCGCACGCATTTCGATTTGATAGCTGCCGTCTTTGACGGGTTTGCCGAGCACTTCCCCGTTCCATTCGTTGATGAAATCGTAATAATACGAAAAGTATTCAGCGAAGTTTTTCACTAAATTCTTTTCCGTTTGCAAGGTCCGCAGTTTTTTGCCATTCGCGTCGAGTACATTGACTTCTAATTGCTTGGCATTTCGCAAGAGCGAGAACACCGGAATAATCGATTCCCGGCTGCCATCACCATTTGGTGAAAAAGCAAAACCTTCTGGCACAAAGCCTTGTTGATGGCTGCCCCCATTTATAATTTGTCCGTTTTCGTCGGTCAAGAACGTGGTTGCGTAAAACGTATCGGGATTCCACGCGACATCATCAAAAACATGCGCGTCGTCCCACCCACCGTTAAAACCGAAATACGGTACGGTAAGCGGCGTGTTGCCAGTCACTTCTTCGTTGGCATCGGTTAATGTAATAAATCCATCAATAAAGTACCCGTTCGTAAACGCCGCAAATTCTGGACGTCCGCGTAAAGTCGAGATATCGATTGTCACACTGATTTCCTCTATGCCGTTTGCTGGCACTGTAACGGTATCGGGTAGAGTGATATTGACGAGATCTGTCACAACGTTCGAGCCGGCACGATTTGGATCGGTAATATCAATTTTCCGATCCGGGTGTTTAATTGTGTAATCGGTTTGTACGCTGACTGCAACTTTATACGTCGCATCCGTATCCGAGAAATTCTCAGCTTGTAGCGTCATCGTAATAGAATTGTCTTTAATTTCTTTTAACGCGACTTTAGCGTCACCGGTATTTTCGTCCGTCACCATCACATCGGTCGATAGTGCGTCATGCAACTGCATGAGACCCGCTCCTTGACGACGCGGCGACACATATTGCCCGGGAATGAGTTCCACGGGATTGGCCGTGTTCATCAATAAGTTTTTCGCAAACTCGACGCGGTCCCGACCTTCTAGTCCCAGCTCTTCAATGCGCTGGAAGACAAGTGCTGTTCCGCCTGCTACATGCGGTGCCGCCATAGAAGTTCCACTCATTAAGCCGTATTCATTGGCGTTAAGTGTGGAGAAAATATTACCTCCTGGTGCGGTAATTTCTGGTTTAAAATCCAAATTGGGTGTTGGTCCCCAAGAGGTAAATTCACTCATTTTGCCGGCATTTGGATTGGGTGTTTCCAGTTGTTGGCCGTCAAAAGCAACGGTAACTTCTTTTCCTGCATCCAACTCTGCTTTCATCGCCAATCCATCTTTTTGCAGTGTCGACAAAAACGGAATTTGGATATACGGATCATATTCCATATTGACGGGTCCTGTCGTGTTGTTGTAAATAATGACACCCGCAGCACCCATTGATTCTGCCAAAAAGGCTTTTTCTGAAAACGGAATAATGCCTCGTTCAATTAAAGCAAATTTGCCAGTTACATCTTTTCCATCAAAATCTTCTAGTTGTCCAAGACCTACTTCGACAACAGGGTACGATTCTTTAGGTAACGTTGTCGGATCGATGTCATTTGCGGCTATATAGAGTGCTCGACCGGTTTGGACACCGTCTACTTGATACGTAAAACTTTCTGTCGTGATTACACTATTTTCAAAAGATGCGACACCTAACGAGTCCATCGCGATTCCCGGTGTGCCGATTAACCCGTAATCTTGATTTTTCGCAAACGGTGATTGGAATCCTGATCCCAACATGTCTTCATTACCAGCAGATATGGCAACCAGTATGCCGTTATTTGTCGCGCGTTCAACTGCTTGCTGCTCTGGACTTGATGTATCCACAAAGCCAGCCGTTGCGCCGAGTGACATATTGATGACGTCTGCGCCTAGTTTAATGGCGTCATCGATTGCTTTAATGTAAATATCTCCAAAAGTCGTCGGATACATGGCGTCATTGCCGAATACTTTCAGCGCTAGCAATTGCGCTTCTGGAGCAACTCCTTTAATGCCGCCATTTTCTTCATCGCCATTGGCCGCGATTGTTCCCGATACGTGCATACCGTGCATCGATGCCGTTGGGGCTACGTCCCGGATTTCCGAATTGGCATCCATATAGTTATAGCCAAATGGCACTTTGTCTGTAAAAAATGCCCCTTCTTCAATGCTGTGATCTGAAACAAACTCTTCGACTTCCGCCTGTGTTAATGCAGCCGTTTCGTTATCGCTCAATATCATATCTCGGTGACTCGGGTCGATTCCCGTATCAATCACCCCGACAATCATGCCTTCTCCTTTAAAGCCATAATCGCGCCAAGCTTGTTGCGCTTGCACGAGCTCTTTTGAATGTTTCATGAGCGGCTCTACTTCTGGCCGTTCGTATTCGGTTGCCTCATAAACCGCCTTCACATTCGGCAGCTTCTCGATTTCTGCGACTTGTCCCGCTTCAACTTCTGCAGAAAAGCCATTAAACACTGCCGTAAACGTTTCGAGATAATCGATTTTCGGTGCTACTTTAACAATCGCCATTTGCGCAGCTTCTTGCTTTACTAGCGCTGCTGCTTCAATTTGCTCTTTTTGACGCTCTGGCAATTCTTTATACAGAATACCTTTCGTCGTCGCCGCTTCAATGGTCGGCTCTTCTTGTAACTCAATAATGATACGCACCTTTTCTTTTGGCGATTGTGGCTTCAACATCGCTTTTGTCAAATTAACTTCAGGACTTGGTGCTTCTGACAGCACTTGGCTCCCAAAAGCGACAAAGCTACTCCACACCAATACCAAACATACCAATACACGCGTTTTCCCCATACGTGTTCCTCCTCTTAAACGAATATTATCTTAATTATCAAATAATTAAATCAACTTCATTTTTCCAGTAAAACGACCAAAAGTCCATGGTTCCAAAGCTATCTTATTTGTGGGATTTCGGGAGGGTTTTTGGGTATTTGGATTATTTGGGATACTGGTTATTTCCTTTTTTTAGGTAATTTAAATAGGTTGATAATAGTCGCCTTCGGCCGCTTTGGGCATGGCTTTCGCAAGAAGCCGAGAAGTGCATTCGTCTTCTCGCTTCGTCTAGCCCTTGGCGCTCCTCGGCTGGGTAGTTGGTTGATATAGATAGAGCTACTTTTTTTGATTAGTAGCTAGTGTGAAGTTCTAATAGTCGCCTTCGGCCGCTTTGGGCATGGCTCCCGCGATAAGCCGAGAAGATCACTCGTCTTACCGCTTCGCCTAGCCCGTGGACGCTCCTTGGCTAGGTTCAGATGATATAGCTGATGAATATACTTTTTATATGGGAGGAGTGAGTGCAGGTTCTAGAGTCGCCTTCGTTCGCTTTGGGCATGACTCCCGCGATAAGCCGAGAAGATCACTCGTCTTACCGCTTCGTCTAGCCCTTGGCGCTCCTCGGCTAGGTTCGGATGATATAGCTGATGAATATACTTTTTATATGGGAGGAGTGAGTGCAGGTTCTAGAGTCGCCTTCGTTCGCTTTGGGCATGACTTTCGCAAGAAGCCGAGAAGTGCACTCGTCTTCTTGCTTCGTCTAGCCCTTGGCGCTCCTCGGCTGGGTAGGTGGTTGATAGAGTATGGGCAAAATGCGGCAGCTATTATTTTAGGCTGTTCGCCACGCGAACAGTTTTCAATCAGTTTTTTGAACTTGGGGTAAAACAAATGTAGATTCTGAAAAAGTGATGAATTGGTTGAGAATTTTTGAGTTCATGTAAAGAGCTGAAAAAGTCGGGTAAAGACGTCAAAAGTTCATGTAAAACGTGAAAAATTTCGTGTAAGAGGACTGCATTCATGTAAGGCGGTCGAAAAGTCATGTAAACAGCTGAAAAGTTCAGGTAAGAGGTTAAAAAATTCATGTAACAGCTAAAAAAATTCATCTAAAAACTCTCAAACCCAACCCATAAAAACGATCCGCTATGCTCCTCTAAAATGCCAGCGTTTCGCATGCGAAACGCGATAGTACAAATAGCTACGTACCAATTCCTAATATGGATATAAAAGTTATCATGGCATTCTAACTCTATACCATGCGAAGAAACCTAAGAAAGAGCGAAAGATGGTGAAAGCCCGCGGCAACTGTAGCGATTTCTTATACAACAAAAAAAACAAGCAATCAAAAATCTGATTGCTTGCCTGATTTATTTACAGAAGAATTTTTACGTTTCTTCTATAGAATAGCTTATTTCAATAGATCCATCTT carries:
- a CDS encoding S8 family serine peptidase: MGKTRVLVCLVLVWSSFVAFGSQVLSEAPSPEVNLTKAMLKPQSPKEKVRIIIELQEEPTIEAATTKGILYKELPERQKEQIEAAALVKQEAAQMAIVKVAPKIDYLETFTAVFNGFSAEVEAGQVAEIEKLPNVKAVYEATEYERPEVEPLMKHSKELVQAQQAWRDYGFKGEGMIVGVIDTGIDPSHRDMILSDNETAALTQAEVEEFVSDHSIEEGAFFTDKVPFGYNYMDANSEIRDVAPTASMHGMHVSGTIAANGDEENGGIKGVAPEAQLLALKVFGNDAMYPTTFGDIYIKAIDDAIKLGADVINMSLGATAGFVDTSSPEQQAVERATNNGILVAISAGNEDMLGSGFQSPFAKNQDYGLIGTPGIAMDSLGVASFENSVITTESFTYQVDGVQTGRALYIAANDIDPTTLPKESYPVVEVGLGQLEDFDGKDVTGKFALIERGIIPFSEKAFLAESMGAAGVIIYNNTTGPVNMEYDPYIQIPFLSTLQKDGLAMKAELDAGKEVTVAFDGQQLETPNPNAGKMSEFTSWGPTPNLDFKPEITAPGGNIFSTLNANEYGLMSGTSMAAPHVAGGTALVFQRIEELGLEGRDRVEFAKNLLMNTANPVELIPGQYVSPRRQGAGLMQLHDALSTDVMVTDENTGDAKVALKEIKDNSITMTLQAENFSDTDATYKVAVSVQTDYTIKHPDRKIDITDPNRAGSNVVTDLVNITLPDTVTVPANGIEEISVTIDISTLRGRPEFAAFTNGYFIDGFITLTDANEEVTGNTPLTVPYFGFNGGWDDAHVFDDVAWNPDTFYATTFLTDENGQIINGGSHQQGFVPEGFAFSPNGDGSRESIIPVFSLLRNAKQLEVNVLDANGKKLRTLQTEKNLVKNFAEYFSYYYDFINEWNGEVLGKPVKDGSYQIEMRAVIDYPDAEWQTLTMPILVDTVAPTATATLNGSTNTVNVTSFTDNTGGGGADRWEVFHNGVELTEDLDTFEDESLAPKTTSYKLPVTINKGDRLTAVFHDTAGNKTTVFLTGAVADTEKPAVSILAPGLFEVLGTKRVEVFGSVEDSSRIVSVTVNGEKAKRFDGLFFQHVLTLDDGRNDIFAKAIDEAGNELEVRSQVLIDTKPVEIELVDVPETVEADQNSTEVRFNVTDNMDQIKVYLIDSEVYSHAMSEPYGENSFEEDITIDVPVESSGENEFTLKVIDAAGNVTEENFTITK